From a single Thermoplasmata archaeon genomic region:
- a CDS encoding exosome complex RNA-binding protein Csl4, protein MYKGVIIPGEEIGTTEEYIAGNGTFEKDGKIIASVLGFLKVDENERRVEVEPINPPAIIRKHSTVYCVVEDLKQAMAIVDVISVDSKVRDIAGTTQGAIHISKISPKYVDNITSVLRIGDILRAGVLQSEPTIQLYINEPHLGVIKAYCVRCRRPLIRKPNLKENTLYCENCDRFETRKIADDYGNVVPEWKK, encoded by the coding sequence ATGTACAAAGGAGTAATAATTCCAGGCGAGGAAATAGGGACCACTGAAGAATACATTGCTGGAAATGGAACATTTGAGAAGGATGGGAAAATCATTGCTAGTGTTTTAGGTTTTTTGAAGGTAGACGAAAACGAGAGAAGAGTTGAGGTGGAACCAATAAATCCTCCAGCAATAATCAGGAAGCATAGCACAGTTTACTGTGTAGTTGAGGACTTGAAGCAGGCGATGGCGATTGTGGATGTGATCTCAGTAGATAGCAAAGTGCGAGATATTGCTGGTACCACTCAGGGGGCAATCCACATCTCAAAGATTTCACCAAAGTATGTTGATAACATCACATCAGTGCTCAGAATTGGAGATATTTTGAGAGCAGGCGTGCTCCAATCAGAACCTACAATTCAGCTTTACATCAACGAACCACATTTGGGTGTGATAAAGGCATACTGCGTGCGGTGCAGACGCCCACTTATTCGCAAGCCGAATTTGAAAGAGAACACACTTTACTGTGAGAATTGCGACCGCTTCGAAACCAGAAAGATTGCTGATGACTACGGGAATGTGGTGCCAGAGTGGAAGAAGTGA
- a CDS encoding METTL5 family protein produces MRKKKLEILLSKLENLETPDISLEQYSTPPEIAAEILYIAYNLGDIEGKSVIDLGCGNGIFAIGAAILGAKKSVGIDTDAHAVERARENAAKLGVNTEFFCIDVEDVKGSYDTVIQNPPFGCQNRHADLPFVKKAAEIGNVVYSIHHADTERFIEQEFLRRDCRVTHKERYAFPIRRTYAFHRKQEVKFEVILFRAERLKGCTKE; encoded by the coding sequence ATGCGAAAAAAAAAGCTTGAAATCTTGCTGTCTAAATTGGAAAATCTAGAAACACCAGATATTTCTCTAGAGCAATATTCTACTCCTCCAGAAATTGCTGCAGAGATTCTCTACATCGCTTACAACCTTGGCGACATAGAGGGAAAGAGCGTGATTGACCTCGGTTGTGGTAATGGAATTTTTGCAATTGGTGCTGCCATTCTAGGTGCGAAAAAGAGTGTAGGAATTGACACAGATGCACATGCAGTAGAAAGGGCGAGGGAGAATGCTGCGAAACTTGGTGTAAACACAGAATTTTTCTGTATAGATGTGGAAGATGTAAAAGGAAGCTATGACACTGTAATTCAAAACCCTCCTTTCGGGTGCCAGAATCGACATGCTGACCTGCCTTTCGTTAAGAAAGCAGCAGAAATAGGAAATGTTGTTTACTCCATCCACCACGCTGACACAGAAAGGTTTATAGAACAGGAATTTTTGAGGAGAGATTGTAGAGTAACGCACAAGGAAAGGTATGCGTTCCCAATAAGACGCACCTATGCATTTCACAGGAAACAGGAAGTTAAATTTGAAGTGATACTATTCAGAGCAGAGAGGTTGAAAGGATGTACAAAGGAGTAA
- the thsB gene encoding thermosome subunit beta produces MIGQGTPVIILKEGTSRERGKGAVYNNIAAAKAVADAVRTTLGPRGMDKMLVDSLGDVVITNDGVTILKEIDVEHPAAKMLVEVAKTQDQQCGDGTTTAVILTGELLKKAEELLDQNVHPTVIAKGFNIAAEEAIKALKEKIAFEVKPEDDEMLKKIAITAMNSKGVGLAREKLAEIAVKAVKAVISKKDGKITFDPGHIKIEKKHGGSVEDTSLIDGVLIDKERAHPKMPNIVKDAKIALINSALEIKKGEFDTHIQIRDPAKLQMFIDEEQNALKRKVDMIKKSGANVVFCQKGIDDVALHFMAKEGIFAIKQMKESDMVKLARATGARIVTALDDLTENDLGTASLVEEKKIGDSKMTFVTGCKNPRSVSILIRGGTEHVVAEIERSLNDAIRVVGVALEDGMAVTGGGSPEIELALHLRDFAPKVSGREQLAVEAFARALEVVPWALAENAGLDAINILIELRAAHEGKKGSKTMGVDVLSGKVADMMKLNVIEPVRVKTQAIHSATESAVMILRIDDIIASKKSEPPKGGGGAGGMPGGMPPM; encoded by the coding sequence ATGATAGGGCAAGGTACACCTGTAATTATTCTGAAGGAAGGCACGAGCCGGGAAAGAGGAAAGGGCGCTGTTTACAATAACATCGCAGCAGCAAAGGCAGTGGCTGATGCAGTGAGAACCACACTTGGACCCAGAGGAATGGACAAGATGCTTGTAGATAGCCTTGGAGATGTTGTGATTACCAATGACGGTGTGACAATTCTCAAGGAGATAGATGTAGAGCATCCCGCAGCTAAGATGCTGGTTGAGGTTGCAAAAACCCAGGACCAGCAGTGTGGCGACGGCACCACAACCGCTGTGATACTCACTGGCGAGCTGTTGAAAAAGGCAGAGGAACTCCTTGACCAGAATGTGCATCCTACCGTGATTGCTAAGGGGTTTAACATTGCAGCAGAGGAAGCAATAAAAGCATTGAAGGAGAAGATTGCTTTTGAGGTAAAACCAGAGGACGACGAGATGCTAAAGAAAATTGCAATCACAGCAATGAACAGCAAGGGTGTGGGGCTGGCGAGAGAGAAACTAGCAGAGATTGCAGTTAAAGCAGTAAAGGCAGTGATAAGCAAGAAGGACGGCAAGATTACCTTTGATCCAGGACACATAAAAATTGAGAAGAAGCATGGTGGAAGTGTAGAGGATACTTCCTTGATCGATGGCGTGCTGATCGACAAAGAGAGAGCCCATCCAAAGATGCCAAACATTGTGAAGGATGCGAAGATTGCACTCATAAATTCAGCACTTGAAATAAAGAAGGGCGAGTTTGATACCCACATTCAGATAAGAGATCCCGCAAAACTTCAGATGTTCATTGACGAGGAGCAGAACGCCCTCAAGAGAAAGGTGGACATGATAAAGAAGAGTGGTGCAAATGTGGTCTTCTGCCAGAAAGGCATTGATGATGTGGCTTTGCACTTCATGGCAAAGGAAGGTATTTTTGCAATCAAACAGATGAAGGAGTCAGACATGGTGAAACTTGCAAGAGCCACTGGTGCGAGAATCGTGACCGCACTTGATGATCTCACAGAAAACGACCTCGGCACTGCCTCTCTCGTGGAAGAGAAGAAAATCGGAGACTCAAAGATGACCTTTGTTACAGGATGCAAGAATCCTAGGTCCGTCTCCATACTTATCAGAGGTGGCACCGAGCATGTGGTTGCCGAGATTGAACGCTCATTGAATGATGCAATAAGGGTTGTCGGTGTGGCACTTGAAGATGGTATGGCAGTGACAGGTGGAGGCTCACCAGAAATTGAACTGGCGCTACATCTCAGAGATTTCGCACCCAAGGTGAGCGGAAGAGAGCAGCTTGCAGTGGAGGCATTTGCAAGGGCGCTCGAGGTCGTGCCCTGGGCACTTGCAGAAAATGCAGGGCTGGATGCAATCAACATACTCATAGAACTCAGGGCGGCACACGAAGGAAAGAAGGGGAGCAAGACAATGGGTGTCGATGTGCTCTCTGGGAAGGTTGCGGACATGATGAAGCTAAATGTGATTGAACCAGTGCGTGTGAAAACCCAAGCCATCCATTCTGCGACAGAGTCCGCAGTGATGATACTGAGAATTGACGACATCATTGCTTCCAAGAAGTCGGAGCCACCAAAGGGAGGTGGCGGTGCTGGAGGCATGCCTGGTGGTATGCCACCGATGTAA
- the rpe gene encoding ribulose-phosphate 3-epimerase, which produces MQRIKIAPSILSADAARMGEVLSMLDRCDEVDLLHIDIMDGHFVPNLTFGPHVVKAIRKYTTKEFYVHLMLTNPSTFIKPFAEAGANLISVHVECQENLNTLIDKIKDSGVKAGIALNPNTTAHVIEPYIKSVDEIIVMSVYPGFGGQKFIESVLPKIREIQGIVEKTGREVDIAVDGGINASTALPAVKNGANLLVSGNGIFVDGHPDLNKIRELRKIAEGVR; this is translated from the coding sequence ATGCAAAGAATCAAGATTGCACCTTCCATCCTTTCTGCTGATGCTGCTAGAATGGGAGAGGTGCTCTCCATGCTTGACCGCTGCGATGAGGTTGATTTGCTGCACATAGACATCATGGATGGGCATTTTGTTCCAAACTTAACTTTTGGGCCACATGTGGTAAAAGCGATCCGAAAATACACTACAAAGGAATTTTATGTCCATCTGATGCTCACAAACCCCTCCACCTTCATAAAACCATTTGCAGAGGCAGGAGCCAATCTCATTTCAGTGCATGTGGAATGTCAGGAAAATCTCAATACATTGATTGATAAAATCAAGGACTCTGGCGTCAAAGCAGGGATTGCACTCAACCCGAACACCACTGCCCATGTGATTGAGCCCTACATCAAAAGTGTGGATGAGATTATCGTGATGTCCGTTTATCCTGGTTTTGGTGGCCAGAAATTCATTGAGAGTGTGCTTCCGAAAATAAGGGAGATACAGGGAATTGTGGAAAAAACTGGTCGGGAAGTTGACATTGCTGTTGATGGTGGGATTAACGCAAGTACTGCATTGCCTGCGGTCAAGAATGGTGCAAATCTGCTTGTTTCAGGCAATGGGATTTTTGTTGATGGGCATCCAGACCTGAACAAGATTCGTGAGTTGAGAAAAATTGCAGAGGGAGTTAGATGA
- a CDS encoding ATP-dependent DNA ligase — protein sequence MNFIELAQLFEKIEETTKRLEITDLLSALLKQLSPEEIDKVCYLLLGRIYPDFVGIEVGVAEALLLRALSLAAGIKSQVIEETVKKTGDIGKCAEEVVRQKKQASLFRETLTVEKVYASLCKIAESTGSGSQELKLKLIAELFHDAEPLEARYIARILAGSLRLGVAESTILDALAVAFIPEMEKEEARELLEEKYNVCSDIGLVAKTISSRGIEGLNKIGLKIGVPIRAMLAERAASIEEIFARHGQSFAAEYKYDGLRIQAHISNNREIKLFSRRLEDLTTQFPDVIAHLKASFKGTDGIFEGECVPVDSATEEMLPFQEISRRRGRKHAIEETMEEIPVCLFLFDCLFLNGKEHIKDDYLTRRKALESAFRRSERIKFSTMKIVDSKEKCEEFFNEAIGAGCEGIMAKSIATESIYKPGKRGFLWLKYKREYKSELTDTLDLVVLGAFAGRGRRAGTYGALLTGVYNEKTEKFETVCKLGTGFDDDTLSKMPEIFSKFVSKTKPENVVSKIEPDFWFYPAIILEVRGAELTLSPVHTCAYNEVKKGAGIAVRFPRFTGRWRDDKKATDATTTAEIVEMYRKQLKKVED from the coding sequence ATGAATTTCATTGAGCTCGCCCAGCTCTTTGAAAAGATTGAGGAAACAACAAAGCGGCTGGAGATTACTGATTTGCTGAGTGCATTGCTCAAGCAGCTTTCACCAGAAGAAATTGATAAGGTCTGCTATCTCCTGCTCGGAAGAATCTATCCTGACTTTGTGGGTATTGAGGTGGGCGTGGCTGAAGCATTGCTGCTCCGTGCACTTTCGCTCGCTGCGGGTATCAAATCACAGGTTATAGAAGAAACAGTGAAAAAAACAGGGGACATCGGGAAATGCGCTGAGGAAGTGGTCCGGCAAAAAAAACAGGCATCGCTTTTTAGGGAAACGCTCACAGTTGAAAAGGTCTATGCCTCGCTTTGCAAAATTGCGGAGAGCACTGGTTCTGGCTCCCAGGAACTGAAGCTTAAACTGATTGCTGAGTTATTCCATGATGCAGAGCCACTGGAAGCAAGATATATCGCAAGAATTCTAGCAGGGAGCTTGAGATTGGGAGTTGCGGAAAGCACAATTCTGGATGCACTTGCTGTTGCGTTCATACCTGAGATGGAAAAGGAAGAAGCAAGGGAGTTGCTGGAGGAAAAATACAATGTTTGCTCAGACATCGGGCTTGTGGCTAAAACAATTTCATCCAGAGGAATAGAAGGGTTAAATAAGATAGGGCTCAAGATTGGCGTGCCCATCAGGGCGATGCTGGCTGAAAGGGCTGCGAGTATTGAGGAGATTTTTGCAAGGCATGGGCAGAGCTTTGCCGCAGAATACAAATACGATGGATTAAGAATCCAGGCACACATAAGCAACAATAGGGAAATCAAGTTGTTCTCAAGAAGGTTAGAGGACCTCACCACCCAGTTCCCTGATGTGATTGCGCATCTGAAGGCGAGTTTTAAAGGCACTGATGGAATCTTCGAGGGCGAATGCGTTCCTGTTGACTCAGCCACCGAAGAAATGCTTCCATTCCAGGAAATTTCAAGGAGGCGGGGGAGAAAACATGCAATTGAGGAAACAATGGAGGAAATTCCTGTTTGTCTTTTCCTTTTTGACTGCCTCTTTCTGAATGGAAAGGAACACATAAAGGATGATTATCTAACAAGACGAAAAGCCCTTGAATCTGCTTTCAGGCGGAGTGAGCGAATCAAGTTTTCCACAATGAAGATTGTTGATTCTAAAGAGAAGTGCGAGGAATTTTTTAACGAAGCAATTGGTGCAGGGTGCGAGGGAATAATGGCAAAATCAATCGCGACGGAGAGCATTTACAAACCAGGCAAGCGTGGCTTCCTCTGGCTGAAATACAAGCGAGAGTATAAATCAGAACTCACAGACACACTTGACCTTGTTGTGCTCGGTGCATTTGCAGGCAGGGGCAGAAGGGCAGGCACCTATGGGGCTTTGCTCACAGGGGTTTACAACGAGAAAACAGAGAAATTTGAGACAGTGTGCAAGCTTGGGACTGGGTTCGACGACGACACGCTCAGTAAGATGCCGGAAATTTTCAGCAAGTTTGTTTCAAAAACCAAGCCAGAAAATGTGGTCTCAAAGATAGAGCCAGATTTCTGGTTTTATCCCGCAATTATCCTTGAGGTAAGAGGTGCAGAACTCACATTGAGTCCAGTGCACACATGTGCCTATAATGAAGTGAAAAAAGGGGCAGGCATCGCTGTCCGTTTTCCCAGATTCACTGGCAGATGGAGAGATGACAAAAAAGCCACTGACGCAACAACAACTGCTGAGATTGTTGAGATGTATAGAAAACAATTGAAAAAGGTTGAGGATTGA
- the rpl12p gene encoding 50S ribosomal protein P1, with translation MEYVYSALLLHALGKQISEENIANVIKAAGAEPDMAKIKALTASLEGVDIAKVLESASAMPVAAVAAPAAGGEKKEEKKEEKKEEKKEEKPKEEDVAAGLGALFG, from the coding sequence ATGGAATATGTATATAGCGCATTGCTGCTACATGCTCTGGGAAAGCAGATAAGCGAAGAGAACATTGCGAATGTGATCAAAGCCGCTGGTGCAGAGCCAGATATGGCAAAGATAAAGGCATTGACTGCATCACTGGAAGGTGTGGACATCGCAAAGGTGCTGGAAAGTGCCAGTGCGATGCCAGTGGCTGCAGTTGCTGCACCTGCTGCAGGCGGAGAAAAGAAGGAAGAGAAGAAAGAAGAAAAGAAAGAGGAAAAGAAGGAAGAGAAGCCAAAAGAAGAAGATGTGGCTGCAGGATTGGGTGCGCTCTTCGGCTGA
- a CDS encoding 50S ribosomal protein L10, producing MAHVAKWKLEKVEELKNKILANKVVGIVNISGLPSPQLQQMRKNLRGKAEIIVTRNAIISRALEKTGKPNISKLSEYIRTQSALIVSNENPFKLYKSLEATKTKAPARGGEIAPEDIIIKAMETPFKPGPIVSELQKAGLAAAIEGGKVVIKKDKVLVKAGDVITKDQAQLLTKLGITPITLGLDLQAVFEDGFVYPKDALTVSQEEILGQFVRGSLNAQQLALKISYITKETVRPLLGKGFREGIALVVKTGYPAKGAIEHLIRKAYMDMLAIAAVAPEAAGDAVKNVIAQTSRPQTPQTEQKEKKVEEEKKEEKPKEEDVAAGLSSLFG from the coding sequence ATGGCACATGTAGCAAAATGGAAGCTGGAAAAGGTTGAAGAACTTAAAAATAAAATTCTGGCAAATAAGGTTGTAGGAATTGTTAACATATCTGGTTTGCCTTCTCCACAGCTCCAGCAAATGAGAAAGAATTTGAGAGGAAAGGCAGAGATAATTGTGACTAGAAATGCAATAATTTCAAGAGCCCTTGAAAAAACTGGAAAACCGAACATTTCCAAACTTTCAGAGTATATTCGCACCCAGAGTGCGTTGATTGTTTCAAATGAAAATCCATTCAAGCTTTACAAGTCGCTGGAAGCGACAAAAACCAAGGCGCCTGCGAGGGGCGGTGAAATCGCACCAGAGGACATAATAATAAAAGCAATGGAGACCCCATTTAAACCTGGCCCTATTGTGTCTGAACTTCAGAAGGCAGGGCTGGCCGCTGCAATTGAGGGCGGAAAAGTAGTGATAAAGAAGGACAAGGTCCTTGTGAAGGCAGGCGATGTCATCACAAAAGACCAGGCTCAGCTACTCACAAAACTCGGGATAACTCCAATCACACTTGGGCTTGACCTTCAGGCAGTATTTGAAGATGGGTTCGTCTATCCAAAGGATGCCCTCACTGTTTCGCAGGAAGAAATTCTCGGGCAGTTTGTTCGTGGTTCACTCAATGCCCAGCAACTTGCTCTCAAGATTAGCTACATTACAAAGGAAACAGTGCGACCGCTCCTTGGAAAGGGCTTCAGAGAAGGAATAGCCCTTGTTGTGAAGACGGGCTATCCAGCGAAAGGTGCAATCGAGCATCTGATAAGAAAGGCCTACATGGACATGCTGGCAATTGCTGCGGTTGCACCTGAGGCAGCGGGAGATGCGGTGAAGAATGTTATCGCTCAAACATCCAGGCCACAGACACCTCAGACAGAACAGAAAGAGAAGAAGGTAGAGGAAGAAAAGAAAGAGGAGAAGCCGAAAGAGGAAGATGTGGCTGCAGGTTTAAGCTCATTGTTTGGCTGA
- a CDS encoding 50S ribosomal protein L1: MPDPEIVEVVKKVLEESPKRKFLESVELAINLKNVDLKNQKNKIDEDIILPKGRGKEIKIGVFGTGEFALKAKNAKADKVITPEEIETIASNKRAARKLASEITFFIAEAPLMITIGKRLGPILAPRGKMPRPLPPAADPGPVIQNLRRTVKVKTKDKPTFHVVVGSREMKPEEIAENIEAVMNRIVSKLEKGKTNLGAVYIKTTMGPAYKLM; the protein is encoded by the coding sequence TTGCCAGATCCAGAAATCGTAGAAGTGGTAAAGAAAGTGCTAGAAGAGTCACCCAAACGGAAGTTTCTAGAAAGTGTAGAGCTAGCCATTAACCTGAAAAATGTTGATTTGAAGAACCAAAAAAACAAGATCGATGAGGACATAATTCTACCGAAGGGAAGAGGGAAGGAGATTAAGATTGGTGTTTTTGGAACTGGTGAATTCGCCCTCAAAGCCAAAAATGCAAAGGCAGACAAAGTTATTACACCAGAGGAAATTGAAACAATTGCTTCCAACAAAAGGGCTGCAAGAAAACTCGCATCTGAAATTACATTTTTCATTGCAGAGGCACCGCTAATGATTACAATCGGTAAACGCCTTGGACCCATTCTCGCTCCGAGAGGCAAAATGCCAAGGCCTTTGCCACCTGCTGCAGACCCAGGCCCTGTGATTCAAAATTTGAGAAGAACTGTGAAGGTGAAGACAAAGGACAAGCCCACATTCCATGTGGTTGTGGGTAGCCGGGAGATGAAGCCAGAGGAAATTGCGGAAAACATTGAGGCAGTGATGAACAGAATTGTTTCGAAGCTTGAAAAAGGCAAAACTAACCTTGGTGCAGTTTACATCAAGACCACAATGGGCCCTGCATACAAACTGATGTGA
- a CDS encoding ABC transporter permease, which produces MNTKAELKTAMWLEFQIESNWTSPFIFAIYNIFKPVGAALLLVAMFYVVAGSWTGNSLAFMYVGNAFYMILAQTLFSIGWIVHDDREHYSTLRYLYISPTPYFRYLIGRSITRYGLSIVPMLVLLLLGLVFKLEYHFNLLLLGFALLLGFVFIVGTALIISGINLLTARHGGAIGEAFAGIFYLASGVVFPVAILPGWAQQIALAFPTTYWFSIIRIAVLGYEPDAFMSAFSLPELCIYLTLLSCLYFFIAYLVFRFADTVARKLGILDMSTTY; this is translated from the coding sequence ATGAACACAAAAGCTGAATTAAAGACAGCAATGTGGCTTGAATTCCAGATTGAGTCAAACTGGACATCTCCTTTCATTTTCGCAATTTACAACATTTTCAAGCCAGTGGGTGCAGCCCTTCTCCTTGTAGCCATGTTTTATGTGGTTGCTGGCAGTTGGACTGGAAACAGCCTGGCATTCATGTATGTGGGCAATGCATTCTACATGATTCTTGCCCAAACGCTCTTTTCAATCGGCTGGATTGTGCATGATGACAGAGAACACTATTCCACGCTTCGCTACCTCTACATCTCCCCAACACCATACTTCAGATATCTGATCGGGAGAAGTATAACCCGCTATGGACTTTCAATTGTGCCGATGCTTGTTCTCCTCCTCCTGGGTCTTGTGTTCAAGCTAGAATATCACTTCAATCTCCTTCTCCTTGGCTTTGCCCTGTTGCTCGGCTTTGTTTTCATTGTCGGTACTGCCTTGATTATCAGTGGTATCAATTTGCTCACCGCTAGACATGGTGGGGCCATAGGGGAAGCATTCGCAGGAATTTTTTATCTGGCAAGTGGTGTTGTTTTCCCTGTGGCAATACTGCCAGGATGGGCACAGCAGATTGCTCTCGCTTTTCCTACCACCTACTGGTTCTCAATAATCAGGATTGCAGTGCTTGGCTATGAGCCAGATGCATTCATGTCTGCTTTTTCCCTGCCAGAACTCTGCATCTACCTTACTCTGCTTTCGTGTCTATATTTCTTCATTGCTTACCTGGTTTTCAGATTTGCAGATACAGTGGCGAGAAAGCTTGGCATTCTGGACATGAGCACAACATATTAA
- a CDS encoding ABC transporter permease has product MNTVLLNLRAIRGRAYPRIVGLTREPSWIFWETVLPLLSISAFIYVYRSLNAPAMYEGFVVLGGVMTTYWLNVLWSMAAQLYWEKETANLQLYLAAPMSKMSILAGMAFGAIVSTTLRATAILMVGIFVFNVKFVISSPILLFLVFVVALLALYGMGMLFASLYLMWGREAWYLNNILQEPVYFLSGQYFPVKALGTFVAAAASVIPLTLGLDAMRQILFPESIPWGFLNPWIELALLAVLSVVFIIAAKYALDRIEYLGKVKGTLTMRWQ; this is encoded by the coding sequence ATGAACACGGTCTTGCTGAACCTCCGCGCAATTCGAGGAAGGGCATATCCCAGAATAGTCGGCTTAACCCGTGAACCTTCCTGGATTTTCTGGGAAACTGTGCTTCCGCTTCTCAGCATCTCTGCTTTTATCTATGTTTACAGGAGTTTGAATGCCCCTGCGATGTATGAAGGATTTGTGGTGCTTGGCGGAGTTATGACTACATACTGGCTCAATGTATTATGGAGTATGGCTGCCCAGCTTTACTGGGAAAAGGAGACAGCAAATCTCCAGCTTTATCTTGCTGCGCCGATGTCAAAAATGTCCATACTGGCAGGGATGGCCTTTGGAGCGATTGTTTCTACCACACTGAGAGCTACTGCAATTCTGATGGTTGGGATTTTCGTTTTCAATGTGAAGTTCGTAATCTCTTCTCCAATTCTTCTTTTTCTGGTGTTTGTTGTGGCACTTCTTGCCCTCTATGGAATGGGAATGCTCTTCGCCTCACTCTACTTGATGTGGGGCAGGGAGGCATGGTATCTGAACAACATTCTCCAGGAGCCAGTTTACTTTCTATCAGGCCAGTATTTTCCTGTAAAAGCCCTCGGAACTTTTGTGGCTGCTGCAGCATCAGTCATTCCCCTCACACTGGGGCTTGATGCCATGCGGCAGATTCTGTTTCCAGAGAGTATTCCCTGGGGCTTTCTGAATCCATGGATTGAACTGGCGCTTCTTGCTGTGCTCTCAGTGGTCTTCATAATTGCTGCAAAGTATGCTTTAGACAGGATAGAGTATTTGGGGAAGGTGAAGGGCACGCTCACGATGAGGTGGCAGTGA
- a CDS encoding ATP-binding cassette domain-containing protein: protein MHADAIKCVNLSRDFRSKGKTVHALKDINLTVKKGELFGLLGPNGAGKTTLIKILTTLLLPTSGKAYVYGYEVEKEFRKIRPIINMVAGGETSGYGLLTVFENLWMFSQFYGIPNKVATERINSMLARLRIQELAKRKVRALSTGERQKVNIIRGFMTEPMIVFLDEPTLGLDVETARMIRKFVKEWIAENKERTVLLTTHYMMEADELCDRIAIIDRGKIIALDTPSELKKLVKSDVSINLEIKPAIRLDWLGKIEGIVGHTASQQDGKVKLRLVAKDDAVVGEVVSGIYRENGKIVSLHKDEPTLEDVFLKLTGRGLE, encoded by the coding sequence ATGCACGCAGATGCAATTAAGTGCGTCAACCTTTCCAGGGATTTCAGAAGCAAGGGCAAGACCGTTCATGCACTCAAGGACATAAATCTCACGGTAAAAAAAGGAGAATTGTTTGGCTTGCTCGGACCGAATGGGGCAGGCAAAACCACATTGATAAAAATTCTCACCACACTTTTGCTTCCCACCTCTGGTAAAGCTTATGTCTATGGCTACGAAGTGGAAAAGGAGTTTCGGAAAATCAGGCCGATAATCAACATGGTAGCTGGCGGTGAAACCTCTGGCTATGGTTTGCTCACAGTTTTTGAAAATCTCTGGATGTTTTCCCAGTTCTATGGAATCCCGAACAAGGTGGCAACAGAACGAATAAATTCAATGCTGGCACGACTTCGCATTCAAGAACTTGCGAAAAGAAAGGTGAGAGCCCTCTCAACAGGCGAAAGGCAGAAAGTGAACATAATCAGGGGCTTCATGACAGAACCAATGATTGTATTTCTCGATGAGCCAACGCTGGGACTGGATGTGGAGACGGCAAGAATGATAAGAAAGTTCGTGAAGGAATGGATTGCTGAAAACAAGGAAAGAACTGTGCTGCTTACGACCCACTACATGATGGAGGCAGATGAGCTTTGCGATAGAATAGCAATAATTGACAGAGGAAAAATAATCGCATTGGATACCCCTTCAGAACTTAAAAAGCTTGTAAAATCAGATGTTTCTATAAACCTCGAAATTAAGCCAGCGATTAGACTTGACTGGCTAGGAAAGATTGAAGGCATTGTGGGACACACTGCATCCCAGCAGGATGGAAAGGTAAAATTGAGATTGGTGGCGAAGGATGATGCGGTGGTGGGCGAAGTTGTATCTGGGATTTACAGGGAAAACGGTAAAATTGTATCGCTCCACAAGGATGAACCCACGCTTGAAGATGTGTTTCTAAAGCTTACGGGCAGAGGGTTAGAATGA
- a CDS encoding BlaI/MecI/CopY family transcriptional regulator encodes MAENLKDEIKYLTKRIEELEKLVASLLNPYKMTAEAIAQTNTLAANYLNLLKLYLQYGKVTPEILLPELKDPIAAEIVSLLFEKKEANISEIAEELRKRRGKGSRATVRTKLKMLLEMGAVEKVEGRGNRYRVASELVNKWLKLLGLLK; translated from the coding sequence GTGGCAGAAAACCTGAAGGACGAGATTAAGTATCTAACGAAAAGAATAGAAGAACTGGAAAAGCTTGTGGCATCACTGCTCAATCCATACAAAATGACTGCTGAGGCAATAGCCCAGACAAATACTCTTGCTGCAAACTATCTCAATCTTTTAAAACTATATCTCCAGTATGGCAAAGTCACCCCTGAGATTCTCCTCCCAGAGCTGAAGGACCCTATTGCTGCTGAAATCGTTTCTCTGCTTTTTGAAAAAAAGGAGGCAAACATATCTGAAATTGCCGAAGAATTGCGGAAACGGAGGGGCAAGGGTTCGAGAGCCACCGTTAGAACAAAGCTAAAGATGCTTCTGGAAATGGGTGCTGTGGAGAAAGTGGAGGGCAGAGGAAACAGATACAGGGTAGCAAGTGAATTGGTCAACAAGTGGCTAAAATTGCTCGGTTTGCTTAAGTAG